The following coding sequences lie in one Lolium perenne isolate Kyuss_39 chromosome 2, Kyuss_2.0, whole genome shotgun sequence genomic window:
- the LOC139835101 gene encoding uncharacterized protein has protein sequence MEAPAGPASPPAGLNAQARPTCPALLLLIRRPARLSAQSANGHSGGLLLGFRDETFEVGEWRKGVFFISAKILQRNINMIWCFMLVYGPADHGRTDEFLGELERVVAECQVPLVIAGDFNLIRSAGDKSNDNINWPRVRRFNESIASMALREINRAGARFTWTNRQLNPIRGEETRCLPPRFFFQTWWFSVNGFGELVKSKLDHFLLELGPHRDCIDLWQCVARNLRQFLKGWGTNLGKEKWLFKDLLSQVEELDRRADVAGLDEEGWALRYHLEDQLILLDRIEEEYWKQRSRVRWTLEGDSCTKYFHAIANGRRRKCSIPRLITPQGEVDDQRDLMEHVYDFYRG, from the exons ATGGAGGCCCCGGCCGGACCGGCCTCTCCGCCGGCTGGGCTTAACGCCCAGGCGCGGCCCACCTGCCCCGCGCTCCTCCTGCTTATCCGCCGCCCAGCGCGGCTATCTGCCCAGTCCG CGAACGGGCACTCGGGTGGCTTACTGCTGGGTTTCCGGGATGAAACCTTCGAGGTGGGGGAATGGAGGAAAGGGGTTTTCTTCATCTCCGCCAAGATCCTCCAGCGGAATATCAATATGATATGGTGTTTCATGCTGGTTTATGGCCCGGCTGACCACGGGAGAACGGACGAGTTTCTGGGGGAACTTGAACGGGTGGTCGCTGAGTGTCAGGTCCCATTGGTGATTGCGGGAGATTTCAACCTCATCCGCTCCGCTGGGGATAAGAGCAATGACAACATTAATTGGCCTAGGGTGCGCCGGTTTAATGAGTCCATTGCTTCCATGGCGCTGCGGGAGATCAACAgggcaggggccaggtttacttGGACCAACAGACAGCTGAACCCAATCCG TGGGGAGGAGACGAGGTGTTTACCACCACGGTTCTTCTTCCAAACCTGGTGGTTTAGCGTGAATGGCTTTGGGGAGCTTGTTAAATCTAAACTTGACCATTTTCTGCTAGAATTGGGTCCGCATCGGGATTGCATTGACCTATGGCAATGTGTGGCGCGCAATCTACGACAGTTCCTTAAAGGCTGGGGTACCAACCTGGGCAAGGAGAAGTGGCTCTTCAAGGACCTGCTATCCCAGGTCGAGGAGCTAGATCGACGGGCTGATGTGGCGGGCTTGGACGAAGAGGGATGGGCCCTTAGGTACCATCTGGAGGACCAGTTGATTCTATTGGATAGAATTGAGGAAGAATACTGGAAGCAGAGGAGTAGGGTGCGATGGACTTTGGAGGGGGACTCCTGCACCAAATACTTCCACGCCATCGCAAACGGCCGCCGGAGGAAATGCTCTATCCCGCGGCTAATAACACCACAGGGGGAGGTGGACGACCAAAGGGACCTGATGGAGCATGTCTACGACTTCTATCGGGGCTGA